The Carnobacterium divergens nucleotide sequence TTTGCTAACGTTATGTTTATCCTTGGTTTCTTTTTTTATTTCCGTTTCAAGTACCGTTTTTTGTTGAGCCAGTGTTTCTTTTAATTCAGCCAAGCTTTGCTCATCAGCAGCCACCATTTCAGAATCTGTGGTTGCCAATTCATTTTGTGTTTGTTGAATGTCTTCTTTTTCAAATAGTTTCGTTTCATAGTCCGATTCACTATCCGAAAAACGTTCTTCAAGTTGGCTCAATTGGTCAAGGGCGGTAGTGAGTGTTTCATTTTGTTGGGCTAAAATAGCTTCATTGGCAGTGAATTGTGTTTGAGACGTCGCCAGTTGATTGAGTTGAGCTGCTATTTTGGCTTGCTGGGTCTGATAGTTTTTTAAACGTGACTCGTATTTTTTTTGTGCCTCTTTTTGTTGGGCTGGATGTTGAATCTGTTTGATTTTTTTAGCATCGGCGTCTAATGAATCTTGCAAAGCAGCTACCTGTTCTTGATTGGCTTCAACAAGTTGTGTAAATTCATCCAAGCTATTTTGATTTTCTGCCATCAGCGTTTCTGACTCTTCGATGGCAGTGGTCATTGTTTCAACTTCTTGAATTTTTGCAGTCAGGAGTTGTTCGTTTTGTTGAAAAGTAGCTTGCGCTCCTGTGAGTTCACTTTCTATTGTTGTGAGTTGTTGGGAAAGGGCGCTTTTTTCAGCTTCTAACGCTATTTTTTGTTCAGAAACTATTTTTTCGGAGTCGCTTATTTCCGTTGTTTGATTGTCTAGTTCCGCGGTTAAATCAGCAATTTTTTCTTCGATATCTGCTTGCTTTGTAAGCAGTGCCTCTTTGGCCTCTTCCATTTTTTGAATGCCGATTTGATTGAGGGCGGTTCTCGTCTGTCTCGCTTGTTTAGAGAGCTCTTGCTGGTAAGGCGTTTGATAATGAGTTTTATTTTTAGTTGTTTGGTAAGTCAAGATTAAATCGTTTTTAGTTGATAAGTTAAAATCCTGTTCTAGAATCACTGAGATAAACGCAATCTCGCCATTTCCAATTGGGCTAATGCCACGGAATTGAGTGTGGATAAATTCAGGACTAGAAACAAACCCGACGACTTGAAAGGTTGTTTTCTTTAACTGATTCTGAGTGTTATGGTTGAGATCGTCTAGAAAAGTAATGTTCGAACCTAGAGGATAAATAGTTGCCATCTTTTGGTCTAGCACTATTTCACCACTTTTTTGAGGAAAGGAACCTTGTTTCAGTTGATAGGGTACGTTCTTTTGTTGTGCGTTTGATTTTGGCATCGAGCGAATCAAGGCAACTTGTTGCTTGTAGTCACTAATTGCAAACTCAGAATAGCCTAAGTAATGATTTGCTAGTTTTACTTGTTCTTGTATCGTGCTGAAATCATCTGAGGTAAAACCGGCTGTGGATTTGATAGTGGCATCTGGTAAATGATACGATTGATAATAACGGTCGCCAGTTTTGAGCATGGTTGGGTAAATGGCTTGTCCACCAATAAACAGACTAGTTCCTAACAAAAATAAAAAGGCAAGAGCCAGTAAACGCTTCTTAGCTTTTTGTAGTTCACGAAAACAGTCATTTTTAAACTTGTTCATGAAAGCACGCCTCCTTACCATTTTAAATCAGCTATCTTAGCTGGTTTTTTATTGGATTTAATAGCTGTAACGTGGCCTTTTGATAAGGTAAGTACACGATTGGCAAAGGGAATCAATTGTTTTCGCTTTGTTGCAAGAAGAATCGTTGTTCCTCGTTTTTTAGCAGTTTCTTGAAGAAAAATCAAAACAGTTTGTGCTGAAAAAGAATCTAAAGCACTAAGCGGCTCATCTAACAATAAAACCTTTGGTTTTTTGACAAGTGCTCTTGCTAAGAGAACCAACTGATAGTCACCGCTTGAAAGGTCACTTGGAAAGCGATCTAACGCTTCATGAATTCCAACTTGCGCAAGGATGTGTTTGGGTTCATAAGAAAAAGGCGCTTGTGCAGCGACTAGTTCAATATTTTCTTGAATGGTAAGGGAATCAATTAACGGTACATCTTGAAGAACCAACCCAAGCTCTTCTTTTCGATAGCGTGCACGCTGAGGTTCATTTAATTCATGAACCTTTTTTTTATTGATTAAAATTTTTCCTGCGTCTGCCGTTTCTAAACTAGCAAGTACTTTTAGAAGGGTCGTTTTTCCAGAACCAGAGCAGCCACTAATCAGTGCGAGCTCCCCTGTTTTGATTTGAAAAGTTACATTACTGAGAATTCGTTTGTTCTTTTGTTCCGAGAAAGCATTTTTAGTTAAACCGATTACGTTAATCATGGTGTTCTCCTTTACAGTATGAATCCTTTTAGTTGATGTGGATAATGAATTCGTAAAATAACAACTTTAATAATAATGGCTGTTTCTTAATATCATACCATAAACTACGGGAGGATAATTATTTAAGTATTCGCTAATTTCGAGAATTAAAAAAAACGTAAAAATTGAATTTTAGGTCGATCTTTATGGCAAAAATCATCCGGAATAGCGCTTTCTTGTGACGATAATCATTGAAATCACGTTATTTGTAAAAATATTAGCAAACATTATGGAAATTTTGCACTTATATTGATACAATATGAGGTGTAGATTCCTGAATTCTTTTGAAACTGAAGTTGACTTTAGTTGAGCTAGGATTTAAGTAATACGTACTATAGATATTTCACTAGGAGGAATTAGATTATGGCATTAGTATCAGCTACAGAAATGTTAAACAAAGCACGCGAAGGTAAATATGCAGTAGGTGCATTCAATACCAACAATTTAGAATGGACAAAAGCAATTTTAGTGGGAGCTCAAGCAGCTAACTCACCTGTAATGATCCAAACTTCAATGGGTGCGGCTAAATACATGGGTGGATACAAAGTTTGTTACGATCTTGTAAAAGATTTAATTGATTCAATGGGAATCACTGTTCCTGTTGCACTTCACTTAGATCACGGTGATTACGAAGCAGCTCTTGAATGTATCGAAATTGGATACACTTCAGTAATGTTTGATGGTTCTCACTTACCATTTGAAGAAAACATGGAAAAAGCTAAAGACGTTATTGCTAAAGCACATGCTAAAGGCGTTTCTGTTGAATGTGAAGTTGGAAGCATCGGCGGAGAAGAAGACGGAATCATCGGTTCAGGCGAATTAGCTGACCCTAAAGAATGTAAATTAATCGCTGATCTTGGCGTTGATTTCTTAGCTGCTGGTATTGGTAACATCCATGGTTCATACCCAGCTAACTGGACAGGTTTAAGCTTTGAAACGTTATCTGCAATTGCAGACATCACTGGTGGACATTTACCATTAGTATTACACGGAGGTTCAGGAATTCCAGTAGAACAAGTTAAAAAAGCAATTTCTCTTGGCGTTTCAAAAATCAACGTAAATACTGAGTGTCAAGAAGTATTTGCAGCTGCAACTCGTAAATATATCGAAGAAGGCAAAGACCAACAAGGTAAAGGTTTTGACCCTCGTAAATTATTAGAACCAGGAACTACTGCAGTTACTGAGTTAGTTAAACAAAGAATTGAATGGTTTGGTTCAACTGGTAAAGCTTAATTTTTAAGCCTTGCTTATTTGAAGCTAAAACAATAAAATCAGCAATGGGCTTCTTTAAGAAGACCATTGCTGATTTTTACATAGAAGAAAAAGGGAGTATGTTATGCGGTTAGATAAATTATTATTTGAAACAGGCTATGGCTCTAGGAATCAAGTGAAGCAATTAATTAAACGAAAGCAAGTCCGTATCAATGGTGAGTTGGTCTTAACAGATGGTTATAACGTCGATCCTGAAGTACAAACAGTCCTTGTTTCAGGAAAACAAGTCCACTATCAAGCGCATGTGTATTATATGTTAAATAAACCAGCAGGCGTTGTCAGTGCGGTGCGTGATGCCAAAAATCAAACCGTTATTGATTTGATTGCGAAAAAAGATCAACGTCCAGGATTATTTCCAGTAGGCCGTTTAGATCGAGATACGGAAGGGTTGTTGTTAATAACGAATAATGGTCAATTGGCGCATCAGTTATTAGTTCCTAAAAAAGAAGTGGTAAAAAAATATGAAGCAATTGTTAATGAACCAGTTACAGATGCAGATGTTCAAGCATTTAAGGAAGGAATTATTTTTCATGGCGGTATTCAATGCAAACCTGCTGAATTGCGTATTTTAGAAACTATGGAGAATGAAAGTCGCGTTTTATTAGCTATTAGTGAAGGGAAATTTCATCAAGTTAAAAAGATGTTTTTATCTGTTGGGAAAAAAGTAACGTATTTGAAGAGAGTAGCTATGGGGACATTGGTTTTGGATGAAGGACTAGAAAAGGGTTCTTATCGAGCATTGACGAATGAAGAGCTGGAAAACTATCAGCGTTACTTTATATAAAAAAGGCTGTAATAAACACCAACCTGATTTTAGGCGTGTTTTTTACAGCCTTTTTACTAACACTCTATATCGAGTGTTTCGCAATAATAGCCTTTGCCACCAACATAAACTTGTTCTATTTCATTTGTGTGAGTGGTTGTTAGTTTTACCAATATTTCGGAGGGAGCGTTTAGAGAATAACCTTGTTCAAATACGTAAAGTTCTTTTTTTAAATCGTTTTGTTGATAAAGGTAGCAAGCTAATGCACCGTTTGAAGTACCAGTAGCGGATTCTTCATTGATATCGTATAGGGGAGCAAAGTTTCTACATATGATGCGATCGTCATCAATGGTATATAGGTGCATTCCGATAACTTGATAGTTCTTACTGATTTCTTTAATTTTTTCAAAATTAGGTTGAAGTGCATGCAGTTGGGTTTCGCTTTTGATAGGAATTAACAGATCCTTTAGACCTGTGGAAACAATTTGGATAGGCATTTTACTGTCAATAGCTTCAATGTCAAAACAGTCAATAAACACATTTTCAGGCACAACATCATAAAATAGTGGTTTGTTTTGCTCCATAAACAAGACATCATCTTCTATGGAAATACTAAGCACACCGCTATTGGTTTCTATTGTATAGCAATGTTTAAATAGTTTCTTTAAGTGCATCAAGATGACGAAAGAACCAATTGTAGCATGACCACATAAATCAACTTCTTCCTTAGGTGTAAAATACTCAAATTTATAATCGGCAATGTCAGAATCTGATATAAAAGCAGTTTCTGCATAACCCAGCTGTTTAGCGATTGCCATCTTTTGGATAGTGGTCAACGACTCATTTTCCATCAATACCACACCTGCTTTATTTCCGCCGCCTTGATTCTTACTAAATGCACTTGCAACATAAACCGATAGTTTCATAAGACCCCTTCCTTTCCTTGTAGTATAAACACTACTTTTGATAATAAAGTAAGAGGCAAACTATCTTCAAGCATGTCTATGCCTAAAAATAATTTGCCTATCTGTTTTTTTAGTCTTCTAAGTTGACATTATGATGAACTTTTTGAACATCCTCTAGATCTTCTAGAGCATCAATCAGATTTTCAAATTTTTCTAAATCTTCACCTTCTAAAGTCACTTCATTTTGTGGAATCATTTCGATTTCAGCAACGGTAAAGTCTTCAATTCCTAATTCTTTTAATGCTCCTTGAACTGTATGGAAGTTTTCAGGTTCAGCATAAATAATGGTTTGACCGTCTTCGTCAGCAACGTCACGAACGTCAACATCGGCTTCCATCAATAACTCAAGCAATTCGTCAGCATCACGATTTTCTACTCCAAAAACGGCCGTATTATCGAAAAGATAGGCAACAGAACCACTCACACCCATATTTCCTCCATTTTTACCATAAGCGGCACGAACATCAGAGGCCGTACGATTCACATTATTTGTTAAGGCATCGACAATAATCATTGAGCCATTTGGTCCAAAACCTTCGTATCGTAATTCAGAGTAAGTTTCATCACCGGAACCTTTCGCTTTTTCAATCGCGCGATCAATGACATGTTTTGGCACGTTATAAGTCTTAGCACGTTCAATAACAAAGCGTAATTTTTGGTTAGAGTGAGGATCTGGATCCCCTTGTTTTGCAGCTACATAAATTTCAATGCCAAACTTAGCATAGATGCGACTTGTATTTTTGTCTTTTGATGCTTTTTTGTCTTTAATATTTGCCCATTTACGACCCATTCTTTTCACTCGCTTTCATTTATTCGATTCGTGTTCTACTGTGTTATTATACTTGGAAGTCCATGATTTGTTAAGTTTTTTTTGAAAATAACTCTTAGTAATGTTCTGATTGTAAAAAGAGATGCGCTTCAAGGTAGTTATAGATTACCGTAGAAATGTTAAACAGTAAGCCATTTGCTAGATAAACGGTTTCTTTGACAATCAAGGAGGGATCTCCCACTGGCAAATCTAACAGAAAGGCTTCATCGGCAGTTAACTTGCTGACATGAATAAATTTGTCAGAAAAACCAATGGATAATTTTAAATCGTCTTCAATATAAGAATAAATTGATTTCTCTGCGATTTCTTGGTTTAAATAGGGAATGATTTCTTTGTTGTAATAGGTGTACTCAATACTTAAGGGTTTTTCGTCGCTAAAACGTTGCCGTTTCAACCGATAAATAGGTGTCCCAATTGGGCAGTTCATCATTTTTGCGAGCTCTTCATCGGCTTCAATCAAGGTTAAGTCTAAAAGCTTTGAACGAATTGTTTTTTGAAGGAAATCTTTACTGATTCCCTTAACATTTCCGATATTAATACAATCTTCTTGTTCTGCTTTGCGAATGTAAATACCGCTTCCTTGGACTTGGTAAACTAGCCCTCTTAGAGAAAGGATTTCAATGGCTTTTCGAATGGTATTTCGACTTGCTTCAAAATCAATCATTAATTGATCCACAGTTGGTAATTTTGTATTTACTTCATAAACTTTTTGTCTGATACGGCGTTCGATTTCTTCAGCGATCACCTTATATTTAATCATAAAGGGTATTTCCTTTCTATTAATAGTGCTTGATGCATTTATTATAGCAGATAATGGCAAAGACGTTTGAGAATAATTATAAGTGATTGGGTATTGTAAAATTAGTACCAATGAATTATAATGAAATCATCAAAAGAAAGCGCTTTATTTTTAAAAATAAAAAATAGGGGGATTCAAAGATGGAAAAATTTATGACGGTATTAGAGGAGAAAATGACACCTATTGCAGTTAAACTCGACAACAATCGGTACATTACGGCAATTAAAGACGGTTTTTTTGGAGTCATGTCATTATTAATTATTGGGTCATTCTTTTTATTAGTTGCTAATTTACCAATTACAGGCTATCCAGAGTTTATGGCATCGCTATTAGGTGAAAATTGGACAACCTATTTCACTGTTCCTTATGACATGACGATGAATGTTATGACCTTTTATGTCATTATTGCAATGGCTCGAAGTTTAGCAAAAACCTACGGAATGGACAGCATTTCGTGTATTTCATCGGTAGTCGTTGCTTTCTTAATTTTAACACCAACATTTGAGTTTAAAGACGGAGCTCTCGGAATGGGAATCCCATTAAGTAATTTAGGCGCAAGTGGATTGTTTTTAGGAATGTTAACAGCAGTAGCAGCGGTTGAAATTGTTCATTTTATTGATAAAAAAGGTTGGAAAATCAAAATGCCTGATTCAGTTCCAGCCAATGTTTCTCGGTCATTTTCAGCGTTGATTCCAGCACTTTTTGTTATTATTATTTTTAACTTAGTCCGTATTTTGTTTAGTCTTACTGAGTTTGGTACAATGCAAGCGTTTATTTTCCATTATTTACAAGTTCCGTTAACAAGTCTAGGAAGCACGTTACCTGCTACGCTATTGATTACACTATTTGAAGCACTGTTATGGTGTTTTGGGATTCATGGTTCCAATGTAGTCGGCGGAATTATGCAACCTATTTGGTTATCCTTGACAGCAGACAATCAAGCAGCCTTTGCTTCTGGGGAAGCATTGCCTCATATTGTCAACTATCAATTTTATTCTAATTTTATGAAAATTGGTGGATTTGGTGGAACATTTGGTTTAGCTATTTTAATTTTATTATTTGCAAAATCAAGTCAATTTAAGGCGCTTGGAAAATTAGCCTTCGGACCAGGGTTGTTCAATATTAATGAGCCCTTGATTTTTGGGATTCCGATTGTTCTAAATCCAATCATGATGATTCCATTTATTTTGACGCCTCTTGTTTTATGTATTGTAGCGTATTTTTCAATGAAAACGGGTTTAGTCCCTTATACAAATGGCACGAATATTCCATGGACAACACCTCCTGTAATCGCTGGCTTTTTAGTAAGTGGTTGGCGAGGAGCGTTGTTGAATATCGTTCAAATTGTGATTTCAATGGCGATTTATTACCCATTCTTTAAATCAGCCGATAAAATCGCATATGACGCAGAAATGCAAACGTCAGAAGTAAGTGCTGAATCCGTAACCGAAGCTTAAAATAAATAGTAAAAAGGAGTTTTGATAATGTGTAGTTTGCCAAAAGATTTTTTATGGGGTGGCGCAGTTGCTGCCCATCAATTAGAAGGCGGTTGGAATCAAGGTGGCAAAGGGATGAGTATCGCAGACGTTTTGACAGCAGGAACAAAAGACCAACAGCGTTTGATTACAGAAGGATTATTGCCTGGGAAATATTACCCAAATCATGAAGCCATCGATTTTTATCATAACTATGAAGAGGATATCCAATTATTTGCAAAAATGGGTTTTAAGTGCTTTAGAACCAGTATTGCATGGTCGCGTATTTTTCCAAAGGGGGATGAGCTTGTTCCAAATGAAGAGGGCCTAGCCTTTTATGATAAGCTGTTTGATACATTATTAAAATACAATATTGAACCGGTAATCACCTTGAGTCATTTTGAGATGCCGTATCATTTAGCAACAGAGTATGGTGGTTTTTATAATCGAAAAGTAGTAGATTTATTCGTACGATACGCAACAACGGTAATGGAACGTTATCAATCGAAGGTGAAGTATTGGATGACGTTTAATGAAATTAACAATCAAATGAATACCAGTAATGATATTTTTGGTTGGACGTGTTCAGGAGTGAAATTTTCTGAATTTGCTCAGCCAGAAGAAGTGTTGTATCAAGTAGCACATCATGAACTGATTGCGAGTGCGTTAGTTGTTAAAAAAGGGAAAGAAATCAATCCAGATTTTCAAATAGGGTGTATGGCTTCATTTGTGCCAATTTATCCATATTCTTGTGCTCCTGATGATATGATGCTAGCAACAGAAAGTATGCACGATCGTTTCTTCTTTACGGATGTTCATATTCGTGGTCATTATCCAAATTATATTCTCAAAAAATGGGAACGAGATGGCATTCATGTTGCAATGGAAGCAGGTGACGAAGCCATTTTAGCTAGTGGGAAAGTCGATTATCTAGGGTTTAGTTACTATATGTCAAATGCAGTGAAGTCAGATGCGAGCAATGACAACAGTGAGTCACTAGATGGAAGCAATCATTATTCAGTACGAAATCCTTATGTGGAAGCGAGTGACTGGGGATGGCAAATTGATCCAGTTGGGTTGCGGTATGCACTAAATACGTTATACGAACGCTACGAAATTCCGTTGTTTATTGTCGAGAATGGCTTTGGTGCGATTGACGAATTAAAAGCAGATGGCAGTTGTGACGACGGGTATCGCATTGACTATTTAAAAGCGCATATTGCAGAATTTAAAAAAGCGGTTGAAATAGATGGCGTTGAGTTGATGGGCTACACGCCGTGGGGGTGCATCGATTTAGTTTCCTTTACGACAGGAGAAATGAAGAAACGTTATGGATTCATTTATGTAGATAAGGACAACGAGGGGAACGGAACGTTGCAACGTTCTAAGAAAAAAAGCTTTGATTGGTATAAGGAAGTCATTGCTAGTAATGGAGAACAATTGTAGTCAAAAAAGGAACTTCGCATCGAAGTTCCTTTTTTGATTTTGATTAACAAACCGCTCGTTTTCGTTTCTTGCCAACACGGTTCATTTCAACTACTTTTTCAATGCTTGTAATAGCAAGTGGAACTTTACAAGCAGTGTCCCCCATCCTAACGTTTACAGCTCCAATGGTAAGTGCGGTTTTTTTTGCTTCATCAAGTAAAGAAGGGCAATAACATCCAACGGATATCACAAAGCCATTCATCGTATAGCGAACAGCATTTTTTGCTTGATGAATGGTCTGTTCAATCGTATTTAATAAAAGAAGCACTTCTTGATGATTGATGGCAGTATCAGGAGCAATGGAGATAAACTTTCCATAACAACTCCAGCCGGTATCTTCAAGTAGTTCGTCATCTGAATGAATCCACTTTAAAGCCAATTCGATTGCGTAAGGACTCTCCGCAGCAACGCTAGCTACAATCGCTTCGCTGATGGCAGACCAGTTAGATGTATCTGCCCAATGTTCTAATTGATTTTTTGTCATTAACTTAGGATTGATAGCTAAGCCAGCTAAATATTGGGCATCTGAATTGCCAGTATCAAATAAATCTAAAGCAAGTTGTTGATTTTTTTTACTTCTTTCACAAGATGTTTTTTTAAATCGCCAATTTTCACTCCAAATAAAGGGCCAGGGGCACCATGGCGAATAAACGTTTTTTTTGTTTGTTGTGTTCCAAGAGCTTCAAGCTGGGCCATCACGTCTAGTACATTCATAGAATTTTCTCCTAATCGTTTAGTGGTTTGTTTTATTATATAGGAGACAAGGAGAGATATCTATTGAAATGTGGCAACGGATAAAACGATCTATGTTAAAATACAAAGTGAAAGATTTAACAAATGGGGGTGTTTATTTATGATAAAGCCAATTCATCAGTATCAAATCGCCATTTCTTCAATTCACGAGAAACAACAAGAACGTTTTTTTGGAACGAAGATTATTTTTGTTATAAAAGGAGCAGCTACGATTTGGATGGATGCTCAACAGCTGGATTTGCAGACGGATGATTTACTTGTAGTGAATCGAGGTGTGAACCATACGATAAGTGGTTCAAAAGACAGTCAAGTGATTGTCTTAAAAATAGTCGGAAACTTCTTTTTATCAAAGTATCCACAATATTTTCAATTTAACTTTGAATGTTTCTCTCGAGAAATTGATTTTGGGAAAGAAAAAGCAATTGAGGAATTGCGCCGTTACTTAGCTGAGATGGTCATTGCAGAGTTAAGCAACCATGAAAATTTCAAACTTGAAATTGAAAGCAATTTGTATCAAGTTATGTTACTTTTGACACGTTTTTTTAAGAAGCCTATTGTAAATCAAATCGAAAATGAAGTTCCAGATGAACGGATTTTAAAAGTAATTCAAGAGATTGAAGCAAACTATTATGAACCCTTAACCTTAAATGAAATGGCTCAAAAAGTTTACTTTTCTCCATCTTATTTATCACGGTATTTTAAAAAGGGAACGGGAGTGGGCTTTGTTCAATTTGTCAACCAAGTGAGATTGCGTCATTCAATTGAAGACTTAATTTATTCAGATATGGAAATCAATCAAGTCGCGTTGCAAAATGGTTTTTCAAGTGGGAAAAATTTTAGTCACTGCTTTAAAGAATATTACCATGTAACGCCAACCGACTATCGTCTTAAAAATCAAGTTACTAGAAAAAATGAAGACAATCTTGAAGATCAAGAAAGTAGTCCGTTGGAACTAACAGAAGTCTTGTTGCTATTAGCGAATTATTGTGACAATTTTGAACAATCTTCTCATGCTACTAGTAACAGTGTGGCTAATTTATCGATTGATGTTGAAAGGGAAAGGGTTGCAAAAGAATTGCCTTATGCGTCGTATATTGTTTTTATTGGCGAGTTAAAAGAGTTGTTAAAAAAACATGTTCAGCAACAAGTAAAGCAGGCTAAAACCGATTTTAGGATCACATATATAGGCGTGAAAAATCTCCTTTCAGAGAACACAATTTTAACGACGATTGAAACAGATGAAATAGTCCCCTCTTATTCTCCATATGATAGCGCGGATCTTGTATTAGATTTTATTTATCAAGAAAATCTGTCTTTATTTGTATACCTTAGCTACCATGAGATGGAAGAAAATCAAGGCGACTATCTATTAAAATTAAAGGCTTTTATTGCACATGCTATTCAGCGTTATGGCAGAGAATTTGTAAGTCGTTGGCGTTTTATGTATTACCATAAAGAATGGGATAACACTGTAGCCAAGCATCACGAAATGTATTACTTGAATGTGGTGGCGCTTTTGAAAGGAATGGTGCCTAGTGTGAAAATAGGGACATTTTTACCTTTTTCAGACAAAACAGAAACCATTCCAGCAAGTCAGCAGTGGCAAATCACAAAACAACATGAAATTGATTTTATCGCTTTTCATGCAAATCAAAATGAGGGAATTGATTTTGAACAAACCAATGAAGTGATTTTTAATACAGCCCAAAATTATTTAATAAAAAAAACGTCAAGCTTTAAAAAATTTCTAGCGAGCCATCATATGAAGCAGCCGATTACATTGATTGATTGGAATACGTTGACGGGGGAAACGCGTTTTACAAATGGAACTTTTTTTCGAGGCGCTTTGATTATGCAAGCCATTTTTGACCTTAGTTATGAAGTTGAGGGGCTGGGATTTTGGATCAATACAGAAAGCCATGAAAAAAATCAACATAGCCAATCCATTAATATTGAAGGGATGGAACTATTTCACTTTTTTAACGGAAAACGTCCAGTGTATCATGCGCTAGCATTTAAAGAACGGTTAAAAGGAACCTTGATAGGACAGGGCGTAAATTATCTCTTAACTGAAAACTGTGATGGCTATCAACTGGTGTTGATTAATTGCAATCCATTTAATCCGCGCTTATCAGTGGAAGATTTTTTTATTCAACGACGTCGAAAAGAATATTATGTTCAAATCAAAGGATTGAAGGTAGGAATCTATCAAGTTAAGCGACTTAAATTCGATCGAGAGCATGGCGCTTTAT carries:
- a CDS encoding DNA alkylation repair protein, whose protein sequence is MNVLDVMAQLEALGTQQTKKTFIRHGAPGPLFGVKIGDLKKHLVKEVKKINNLL
- a CDS encoding helix-turn-helix domain-containing protein, encoding MIKPIHQYQIAISSIHEKQQERFFGTKIIFVIKGAATIWMDAQQLDLQTDDLLVVNRGVNHTISGSKDSQVIVLKIVGNFFLSKYPQYFQFNFECFSREIDFGKEKAIEELRRYLAEMVIAELSNHENFKLEIESNLYQVMLLLTRFFKKPIVNQIENEVPDERILKVIQEIEANYYEPLTLNEMAQKVYFSPSYLSRYFKKGTGVGFVQFVNQVRLRHSIEDLIYSDMEINQVALQNGFSSGKNFSHCFKEYYHVTPTDYRLKNQVTRKNEDNLEDQESSPLELTEVLLLLANYCDNFEQSSHATSNSVANLSIDVERERVAKELPYASYIVFIGELKELLKKHVQQQVKQAKTDFRITYIGVKNLLSENTILTTIETDEIVPSYSPYDSADLVLDFIYQENLSLFVYLSYHEMEENQGDYLLKLKAFIAHAIQRYGREFVSRWRFMYYHKEWDNTVAKHHEMYYLNVVALLKGMVPSVKIGTFLPFSDKTETIPASQQWQITKQHEIDFIAFHANQNEGIDFEQTNEVIFNTAQNYLIKKTSSFKKFLASHHMKQPITLIDWNTLTGETRFTNGTFFRGALIMQAIFDLSYEVEGLGFWINTESHEKNQHSQSINIEGMELFHFFNGKRPVYHALAFKERLKGTLIGQGVNYLLTENCDGYQLVLINCNPFNPRLSVEDFFIQRRRKEYYVQIKGLKVGIYQVKRLKFDREHGALYSKYGEFNSQYGVDHEMMDYILRNSEPVLSVGDEEIASQWSFYEYLDFNAIHFIELKKVSKE